The following are encoded together in the Anopheles nili chromosome 3, idAnoNiliSN_F5_01, whole genome shotgun sequence genome:
- the LOC128727106 gene encoding pre-mRNA-processing-splicing factor 8: MSIPPYMIPPNPWAAHMMAQQQVFAVQQAQAQAQAQAQQQQQAQAHLHAQQMAANQMQLPPMGHIPPGPPKPDVVLTEEKLQEKAQKWQQLQTKRFAEKRKFGFVDAQKEDMPPEHIRKIIRDHGDMTSRKYRHDKRVYLGALKYMPHAVMKLLENMPMPWEQIRDVPVLYHITGAITFVNEIPWVIEPLYIAQWGTMWIMMRREKRDRRHFKRMRFPPFDDEEPPLDYADNVLDVEPLEAIQIDLDAEEDGSVYDWFYEHRPLIGTPHVNGSTYRKWNLTLPQMATLYRLGNQLLTDLVDDNFFYLFDPKSFFTAKALNMAIPGGPKFEPLIKDHNVGDEDWNEFNDINKIIIRQPIRTEYRIAFPYLYNNMPHFVHLSWYHMPNVVFIKTEDPDLPAFYFDPLINPIAHRHAVKTIEILPDDDEEFILPEEVQPFLQDTPLYTDNTANGISLLWGPRPFNMRSGRCRRAIDIPLVKTWYKEHCPPGHPVKVRVSYQKLLKYYVLNALKHRKPKPQKKRYLFRSFKATKFFQTTTLDWVEAGLQVCRQGYNMLNLLIHRKNLNYLHLDYNFNLKPVKTLTTKERKKSRFGNAFHLCREILRLTKLIIDSHVQYRLNNVDAFQLADGLQYIFAHVGQLTGMYRYKYKLMRQIRMCKDLKHLIYYRFNTGPVGKGPGCGFWAPGWRVWLFFMRGITPLLERWLGNLLSRQFEGRHSKGVAKTVTKQRVESHFDLELRASVMHDIVDMMPEGIKQNKARTILQHLSEAWRCWKANIPWKVPGLPIPIENMILRYVKMKADWWTNTAHYNRERIRRGATVDKTVCKKNLGRLTRLYLKAEQERQHNYLKDGPYISPEEAVAIYTTTVHWLESRRFAPIPFPPLSYKHDTKLLILALERLKEAYSVKSRLNQSQREELGLIEQAYDNPHEALSRIKRHLLTQRAFKETGIEFMDLYSHLIPVYDVEPLEKITDAYLDQYLWYEADKRRLFPPWIKPSDTEPPPLLVYKWCQGINNLQDVWDVSEGECNVLLESRFEKLYEKIDLTLLNRLLRLIVDHNIADYMTAKNNVVINYKDMNHTNSYGIIRGLQFASFVAQYYGLVLDLLVLGLQRASEMAGPPQMPNDFLTFQDVATEACHPIRLYCRYVDRIHIFFRFTAEEARDLIQRYLTEHPDPNNENIVGYNNKKCWPRDARMRLMKHDVNLGRAVFWDIKNRLPRSVTTVQWDNTFVSVYSKDNPNLLFNMSGFECRILPKCRTQNDEFTHRDGVWNLQNEVTKERTAQCFLRVDDESLSRFHNRVRQILMASGSTTFTKIVNKWNTALIGLMTYFREAVVNTQELLDLLVKCENKIQTRIKIGLNSKMPSRFPPVVFYTPKELGGLGMLSMGHVLIPQSDLRWSKQTDVGITHFRSGMSHDEDQLIPNLYRYIQPWESEFIDSQRVWAEYALKRQEANAQNRRLTLEDLEDSWDRGIPRINTLFQKDRHTLAYDKGWRIRTEFKQYQVLKQNPFWWTHQRHDGKLWNLNNYRTDMIQALGGVEGILEHTLFKGTYFPTWEGLFWEKASGFEESMKYKKLTNAQRSGLNQIPNRRFTLWWSPTINRANVYVGFQVQLDLTGIFMHGKIPTLKISLIQIFRAHLWQKIHESIVMDLCQVFDQELDALEIETVQKETIHPRKSYKMNSSCADILLFPAYKWNVSRPSLLADTKDTMDNTTTQKFWIDVQLRWGDYDSHDIERYARAKFLDYTTDNMSIYPSPTGVLIAIDLAYNLHSAYGNWFPGCKPLIQQAMAKIMKANPALYVLRERIRKALQLYSSEPTEPYLSSQNYGELFSNQIIWFVDDTNVYRVTIHKTFEGNLTTKPINGAIFIFNPRTGQLFLKIIHTSVWAGQKRLGQLAKWKTAEEVAALIRSLPVEEQPKQIIVTRKGMLDPLEVHLLDFPNIVIKGSELQLPFQACLKVEKFGDLILKATEPQMVLFNLYDDWLKTISSYTAFSRLILILRALHVNTERTKVILKPDKTTVTEAHHIWPTLTDEEWIKVEVQLKDLILADYGKKNNVNVASLTQSEIRDIILGMEISAPSAQRQQIAEIEKQTKEQSQLTATTTRTTNKHGDEIITSTTSNYETTTFSSKTEWRVRAISATNLHLRTNHIYVSSDDIKETGYTYILPKNVLKKFVTISDLRAQIAGYLYGVSPPDNPQVKEIRCIVMPPQWGTHQQINLPSTLPAHQYLKDMEPLGWIHTQPNELPQLSPQDITTHARIMSENPTWDGEKTIVITCSFTPGSCSLTAYKLTPSGYEWGHKNTDKGNNPKGYLPSHYERVQMLLSNKFLGFFMVPAQGSWNYNFMGVRHDPNMKYELQLANPKEFYHEIHRPSHFLLFSSLEEGGDGNGADREDMFG, encoded by the exons ATGTCTATACCGCCATATATGATACCGCCCAATCCATGGGCGGCTCATATGATGGCCCAACAGCAAGTGTTCGCAGTGCAGCAGGCCCAAGCTCAGGCACAGGCCCAggcgcaacaacagcagcaagcccAGGCCCATCTGCACGCTCAGCAGATGGCTGCGAACCAAATGCAACTGCCGCCGATGGGACACATTCCGCCGGgtccaccgaaaccggatgTCGTACTGACGGaggaaaagttgcaggaaaaag cacaaaaatggcaacaGTTGCAAACAAAGCGGTTTGCCGAGAAGCGCAAGTTTGGGTTTGTGGACGCACAAAAGGAGGACATGCCGCCGGAACATATTCGCAAGATCATACGAGACCACGGCGACATGACGAGCCGTAAGTACCGACACGATAAGCGCGTGTATTTGGGTGCACTTAAGTACATGCCTCATGCGGTGATGAAGCTGCTCGAAAACATGCCCATGCCGTGGGAACAGATCCGGGATGTTCCGGTGCTATACCACATAACCGGTGCGATCACGTTTGTAAACGAGATCCCTTGGGTGATTGAACCGCTATACATTGCTCAGTGGGGCACAATGTGGATCATGATGAGACGTGAAAAACGTGATCGTCGGCATTTCAAACGAATGCGTTTTCCGCCTTTCGACGATGAGGAACCGCCTCTTGATTACGCCGATAACGTGCTCGATGTGGAGCCACTCGAGGCAATTCAAATCGATCTTGACGCCGAGGAAGACGGCAGCGTGTACGATTGGTTCTATGAGCATAGGCCATTAATAGGAACGCCCCACGTTAATGGCTCCACTTACCGGAAGTGGAATCTTACACTTCCCCAAATGGCCACGCTGTACCGATTGGGAAATCAGTTGCTTACAGATCTAGTGGATGATAACTTCTTCTACCTCTTCGATCCGAAAAGTTTCTTCACCGCAAAAGCCCTCAATATGGCCATTCCCGGTGGTCCAAAGTTTGAACCACTGATAAAGGATCACAATGTGGG CGATGAAGATTGGAACGAGTTTAATGATATCAACAAGATCATAATCCGCCAGCCGATACGAACAGAATATCGAATTGCATTTCCATATCTGTACAACAACATGCCACACTTTGTGCATTTATCATG GTACCATATGCCAAACGTAGTGTTCATTAAGACAGAAGATCCAGATTTGCCTGCCTTCTACTTCGATCCCTTGATCAACCCGATCGCTCACCGGCATGCAGTAAAAACTATCGAAATTTTGCCCGATGATGACGAAGAATTCATTCTACCGGAGGAAGTGCAACCGTTCCTGCAGGACACACCACTCTACACCGATAATACGGCAAATGGTATCTCGCTGCTCTGGGGTCCACGACCGTTCAACATGCGCTCAGGTCGGTGTCGACGAGCGATCGATATTCCGTTAGTAAAAACCTGGTACAAAGAGCACTGTCCCCCGGGGCATCCTGTAAAGGTGCGCGTCAGTTACCAGAAGCTGCTGAAATATTACGTACTGAACGCACTGAAGCACCGCAAACCGAAGCCACAAAAGAAGCGCTACCTCTTCCGGTCGTTTAAGGCAACCAAATTCTTCCAAACGACCACATTGGATTGGGTGGAAGCGGGTCTGCAGGTGTGTCGTCAAGGGTACAACATGTTGAATTTGTTGATTCATCGCAAGAACTTGAACTACTTGCATCTGGATTACAACTTCAATCTCAAGCCGGTTAAAACACTCACCACGAAAGAGCGTAAAAAATCTCGTTTCGGTAACGCATTCCATTTGTGTCGTGAAATTTTGCGCCTGACCAAGCTCATCATCGACTCTCACGTACAATATCGACTGAACAACGTTGATGCGTTCCAGCTTGCTGATGGACTCCAGTACATATTCGCCCACGTAGGCCAGTTGACTGGCATGTACCGATACAAGTACAAGCTGATGCGACAGATTCGAATGTGCAAGGATCTAAAGCATCTCATCTACTATCGTTTCAATACG GGACCGGTAGGTAAGGGCCCGGGATGCGGATTCTGGGCACCGGGTTGGCGTGTTTGGTTATTCTTCATGCGAGGCATCACGCCACTGCTGGAACGCTGGTTGGGTAATTTGCTTTCTCGTCAGTTCGAGGGTCGTCACTCGAAGGGTGTCGCTAAAACGGTCACGAAGCAGCGCGTTGAGTCACATTTCGATCTAGAGCTACGCGCTTCCGTGATGCACGACATCGTCGACATGATGCCAGAGGGTATCAAGCAAAACAAGGCCCGAACCATCCTGCAGCATTTGTCCGAGGCGTGGCGCTGCTGGAAAGCCAACATTCCGTGGAAAGTACCCGGGTTGCCAATCCCAATTGAGAATATGATCCTGCGGTACGTGAAGATGAAGGCCGACTGGTGGACTAACACGGCTCATTACAACCGTGAGCGTATCCGGCGAGGCGCAACCGTGGACAAAACGGTTTGCAAGAAGAACTTGGGTCGCTTGACGCGTTTGTACCTGAAGGCGGAACAGGAACGACAACACAACTACCTGAAGGATGGGCCATACATTTCACCTGAAGAGGCGGTGGCAATTTACACGACCACCGTGCACTGGTTGGAGTCGCGCCGCTTTGCGCCTATCCCATTCCCGCCGCTCTCGTACAAGCACGATACGAAGCTGCTCATTTTGGCGTTGGAACGACTGAAGGAAGCTTACAGCGTGAAATCGCGATTGAACCAGAGCCAGCGCGAAGAGCTTGGTTTGATTGAGCAGGCGTACGACAATCCTCACGAGGCGTTGTCAAGAATTAAGCGTCATCTGCTGACACAGCGTGCATTTAAAGAG ACCGGGATTGAGTTTATGGATCTGTACAGCCACTTGATTCCGGTGTACGATGTGGAACCCTTGGAAAAGATTACGGATGCCTACCTCGACCAATACCTGTGGTACGAGGCTGATAAACGACGTCTGTTCCCACCGTGGATTAAACCAAGCGATACGGAACCTCCACCATTGCTGGTGTACAAATGGTGTCAAG GTATTAACAACCTTCAGGATGTGTGGGACGTATCCGAGGGCGAGTGTAACGTACTGCTCGAGTCACGTTTCGAGAAGCTGTACGAAAAGATCGACTTGACCCTGCTAAATCGACTGTTGCGCTTGATCGTCGATCACAATATTGCTGATTACATGACCGCTAAAAACAACGTGGTGATCAACTATAAGGACATGAATCACACGAACAGTTACGGCATCATTCGTGGACTGCAGTTTGCATCGTTCGTTGCACAGTACTATGGTTTAGTGCTTGATTTGCTGGTGCTCGGTTTGCAGCGTGCCAGCGAAATGGCCGGCCCACCCCAAATGCCGAACGATTTCCTCACCTTCCAGGACGTGGCGACGGAAGCTTGCCATCCGATCCGCCTATACTGTCGATACGTCGATCGGATTCAtattttcttccgtttcacCGCGGAAGAGGCCCGTGATCTGATTCAACGATACCTTACCGAACATCCGGATCCGAACAACGAGAACATCGTTGGGTACAACAACAAGAAATGCTGGCCTCGCGACGCTCGTATGCGTCTGATGAAGCATGACGTTAATTTGGGCCGTGCGGTGTTCTGGGACATTAAGAATCGGTTGCCGCGCTCGGTAACAACCGTTCAGTGGGACAACACGTTCGTGTCCGTCTACTCGAAGGATAATCCCAATCTGCTGTTCAACATGTCTGGCTTCGAGTGTCGTATCCTGCCGAAGTGTCGCACGCAGAACGACGAATTCACGCACCGCGATGGAGTGTGGAATTTACAGAACGAGGTCACGAAGGAGCGTACTGCCCAGTGTTTCCTACGCGTTGATGATGAGTCGCTCAGCCGATTCCACAACCGCGTCCGCCAGATCCTGATGGCGTCCGGTTCGACCACTTTCACGAAGATCGTTAACAAATGGAACACGGCGCTGATTGGGCTGATGACGTACTTCCGTGAGGCGGTAGTCAACACGCAGGAGTTGTTGGATCTATTGGTGAAATGCGAGAACAAAATTCAGACCCGTATCAAGATTGGATTGAATTCGAAAATGCCTTCCCGTTTCCCGCCTGTCGTTTTCTACACACCTAAAGAGCTGGGCGGGCTGGGAATGTTGAGCATGGGTCACGTGCTTATTCCGCAGTCGGATCTCCGCTGGTCGAAGCAGACGGACGTGGGTATTACCCACTTCCGGTCGGGTATGTCGCACGACGAGGATCAGCTGATTCCCAATCTGTACCGTTACATTCAGCCGTGGGAGAGTGAATTTATCGATTCGCAGCGAGTGTGGGCTGAATACGCGCTGAAGCGGCAAGAAGCAAACGCTCAGAATCGTCGACTGACACTGGAAGATCTGGAGGATAGCTGGGATCGCGGCATCCCTCGTATAAACACGCTGTTCCAAAAAGATCGTCACACGCTCGCGTACGACAAAGGTTGGCGCATCCGGACGGAGTTCAAGCAATATCAAGTGTTGAAACAGAACCCATTCTGGTGGACGCATCAACGGCATGATGGTAAACTGTGGAACTTAAACAACTATCGTACGGACATGATACAAGCACTTGGCGGTGTCGAGGGTATCCTCGAACATACTCTGTTCAAGGGCACATACTTCCCGACCTGGGAAGGTTTGTTCTGGGAAAAGGCATCCGGATTTGAGGAATCGATGAAGTACAAGAAGCTCACAAACGCGCAGCGCTCCGGTTTGAATCAGATCCCGAACCGTCGATTCACACTCTGGTGGTCACCGACGATTAACCGTGCGAACGTGTACGTGGGTTTCCAGGTGCAGCTGGATCTGACGGGCATTTTCATGCACGGTAAAATACCGACGCTCAAGATTTCTTTAATTCAGATTTTCCGTGCTCACTTGTGGCAGAAGATCCACGAATCGATCGTGATGGATCTTTGCCAGGTGTTTGATCAGGAGCTGGACGCACTCGAGATTGAAACGGTGCAGAAGGAAACCATCCATCCGCGTAAGTCGTACAAAATGAACTCGTCGTGTGCGGACATTCTGCTCTTCCCGGCGTACAAATGGAACGTGTCACGGCCGTCGCTGCTAGCGGACACGAAGGATACGATGGACAACACGACAACGCAGAAGTTCTGGATCGATGTGCAATTGCGTTGGGGCGATTACGATTCACACGACATTGAGCGTTACGCGCGTGCCAAATTCCTCGACTACACTACGGATAACATGTCGATCTATCCGTCTCCAACTGGCGTCCTGATTGCGATTGATCTAGCGTACAACCTGCACAGCGCGTACGGCAATTGGTTCCCGGGTTGCAAACCGTTGATCCAGCAGGCTATGGCAAAAATCATGAAGGCTAACCCAGCACTGTATGTACTGCGGGAGCGTATTCGAAAGGCACTGCAACTGTACAGTTCGGAACCAACCGAGCCGTACCTGAGCTCGCAGAACTACGGCGAGCTGTTCTCGAATCAGATCATCTGGTTTGTAGACGACACGAACGTGTACCGTGTGACGATCCACAAAACGTTCGAGGGTAACTTGACCACGAAACCGATTAACGGTGCGATCTTCATCTTTAATCCGCGTACGGGTCAGTTGTTCCTCAAAATCATTCACACGTCGGTGTGGGCAGGACAGAAGCGTCTTGGTCAGCTGGCTAAGTGGAAGACGGCTGAGGAAGTGGCGGCCTTGATTCGGTCGCTACCAGTCGAGGAACAACCCAAGCAGATTATCGTAACGCGCAAGGGCATGTTAGATCCGCTAGAGGTGCATTTgcttgacttcccgaacatcGTCATCAAGGGATCGGAGCTGCAGTTACCATTCCAGGCTTGTCTGAAAGTGGAGAAATTCGGTGATCTCATTTTGAAGGCTACCGAACCACAGATGGTGCTGTTTAACCTATACGATGATTGGTTGAAGACGATCTCATCGTATACGGCATTTTCGCGTTTGATCCTCATCCTGCGCGCGCTGCACGTCAACACTGAGCGCACTAAGGTGATTCTCAAGCCGGACAAAACGACTGTTACCGAGGCGCACCACATCTGGCCGACGCTGACCGATGAGGAGTGGATTAAAGTGGAGGTGCAGTTGAAGGATCTGATCCTGGCGGATTACGGCAAGAAGAACAACGTAAACGTGGCGTCTCTAACGCAGTCAGAAATCCGTGACATTATTCTCGGTATGGAGATCTCAGCTCCGTCTGCTCAGCGACAACAAATTGCCGAAATTGAGAAGCAAACGAAGGAGCAATCACAGCTTACCGCGACGACAACTCGCACGACGAACAAGCACGGTGATGAGATCATTACTTCTACGACGAGCAATTACGAGACGACTACGTTTAGCTCGAAAACGGAATGGCGTGTGAGAGCTATCTCGGCAACGAACTTGCATCTGCGTACCAACCACATCTACGTCAGCTCGGACGACATTAAGGAAACAGGATACACGTACATTCTGCCCAAGAACGTGCTGAAGAAGTTTGTCACCATCTCCGATCTGCGAGCACAGATCGCCGGGTATTTGTACGGTGTAAGTCCACCGGACAACCCACAAGTGAAAGAGATTCGATGCATCGTGATGCCACCGCAATGGGGCACGCACCAGCAGATCAACCTACCGAGCACGTTGCCTGCCCACCAGTATCTGAAGGATATGGAGCCACTTGGATGGATCCACACGCAGCCAAACGAGTTGCCACAGCTTTCACCTCAGGACATTACGACGCACGCTCGCATCATGTCCGAAAATCCAACCTGGGACGGTGAGAAGACAATCGTAATCACGTGCTCCTTCACTCCCGGCTCGTGCTCTCTCACCGCCTACAAGCTGACACCTTCGGGCTACGAGTGGGGCCACAAGAACACGGACAAGGGCAACAATCCGAAGGGGTACCTACCGTCGCACTACGAGCGTGTGCAAATGTTGCTGTCGAACAAGTTCCTCGGTTTCTTTATGGTGCCGGCGCAGGGTAGTTGGAACTACAATTTCATGGGTGTTCGTCACGATCCGAACATGAAGTACGAGCTGCAGTTGGCTAACCCGAAAGAGTTCTACCATGAGATTCACCGACCGTCCCATTTCCTGCTGTTTTCAAGCCTAGAGGAGGGCGGCGATGGCAACGGTGCCGACCGGGAGGATATGTTTGGCTAA